The following are encoded in a window of Gasterosteus aculeatus chromosome 5, fGasAcu3.hap1.1, whole genome shotgun sequence genomic DNA:
- the LOC120819778 gene encoding 5-hydroxytryptamine receptor 3A-like: MFLDVLPIDVVDSEGNCSYQDVLNHLKLTRSTELYSMTRPVKHYKSATQVHLQMAIYGILDVREIDQTFVLYVWIYMSWGNDHIRWNQHRFCGLKHVVVPTEALWKPDLTIEEMTEKDKAPPSPYLTVTYHGLIELRNDLMLVSTCRMQVYKFPFDIQSCNLSFKSAVYSDDEIKFAAILNASKFTEWSREVMRIQYEWLFLNVTVHEKTVNNLSFNQSMIVYTITMKRRSVLYIANFLLPIMFFLGLDLASFLISDSGGEKLGFKVTVLLAVTVMQLILNDILPSSSDRIPLIAVYCIGMFGLMMLSLLETILVMYLMAKDNEADNKQSLSEDCGDKMGKVVLNNYDQEVRNWTPCGCVCEVSTDEPPSEMVSVDREGNSRQLVEESSGLEKILYEMKEVEKTLNLLLNSRKEEGKPGYWTRMTKTINKVFFICYVTVACLFLVVIFTMWINAQDE; this comes from the exons ATGTTTCTTGATGTCCTTCCAATAGACGTTGTGGACTCTGAGGGTAACTGCAGTTATCAGGATGTTTTAAACCACCTGAAACTGACCAGAAGCACCGAGCTGTACTCAATGACCAGACCCGTTAAACATTACAAATCGGCTACTCAAGTACACCTTCAAATGGCGATCTATGGCATACTTGATGTG AGGGAGATTGACCAGACATTCGTTCTTTACGTTTGGATCTACATG AGCTGGGGAAATGATCACATTCGGTGGAATCAACATAGGTTTTGTGGACTTAAACATGTTGTCGTTCCCACGGAAGCATTGTGGAAGCCAGATCTAACTATTGAAGAGAT GACAGAGAAGGACAAAGCCCCTCCGAGTCCTTATCTCACAGTTACATATCATGGTCTCATCGAACTGAGGAACGACTTGATGCTGGTCAGCACCTGCAGGATGCAAGTTTACAAATTCCCCTTTGACATCCAGAGCTGCAACCTCTCTTTCAAGTCTGCAGTATACTCTG ATGACGAAATCAAATTTGCAGCCATCCTCAACGCTTCAAAGTTCACAGAGTGGTCTCGTGAGGTTATGCGGATCCAGTACGAGTGGCTGTTCCTCAACGTGACAGTCCATGAGAAAACTGTCAACAATTTAAGCTTCAACCAAAGCATGATTGTTTACACA ATCACCATGAAGAGGCGGTCTGTCCTCTACATCGCCAACTTCTTGCTTCCGATCATGTTCTTCTTGGGTCTGGACTTGGCTTCCTTCCTGATCTCAGACAGTGGGGGCGAGAAGCTCGGCTTCAAGGTCACCGTGCTGCTGGCTGTCACTGTGATGCAGCTTATCCTCAACGACATCCTGCCCTCCTCTTCAGACAGGATTCCTCTCATAG CGGTCTACTGCATTGGGATGTTTGGTTTGATGATGCTGAGCCTCTTGGAGACCATTTTGGTGATGTATCTGATGGCTAAAGACAACGAGGCAGATAACAAACAAAGCCTGAGTGAGGACTGTGGGGACAAAATGGGAAAGGTTGTCCTCAACAACTATGATCAAG AGGTGAGGAATTGGACAccatgtggctgtgtgtgtgaagtctcCACCGATGAACCTCCATCTGAAATGGTGTCGGTGGACAGAGAG GGCAACAGCCGCCAACTGGTGGAGGAGTCCAGTGGCTTGGAAAAGATCCTGTATGagatgaaggaggtggagaaaaCACTGAATCTGCTCCTCAACAGCAGAAAGGAAGAAGGGAAGCCTGGCTACTGGACCAGGATGACTAAAACAATCAACAAAGTTTTCTTCATTTGCTACGTCACAGTGGCCTGTCTGTTTTTAGTAGTCATCTTTACAATGTGGATCAATGCTCAAGATGAGTAG
- the LOC120819734 gene encoding 5-hydroxytryptamine receptor 3A — MQKLSLIQFARSSSARRWFYYRNLLGDISRQRCKDGDTEDLWRRLTEFGVAVMILAGFLSVLFLTDGVYSERECSYQDVVTHLNLTQNKDMYFMTRPVKNYKRPTKVSLEVLLYAILDVVEKDQKFIPYVWTVMRWHNEYISWNPNDFCGIKTVSLPVEILWKPDLTIEEMTEKDKAPPSPYLKINDNGDVEVKNDQVLISTCRLHIYNFPFDIQSCNLSFKSVTHTEEEIQLLPIDNSSEATEWSREVMRTQHEWLFIEMTVTTSNTSDVADRPMIIYTITMKRRSVLYIVNFLIPVMFFLGLDLASFLISDSGGEKLSFKVTVLLAVTVMQLILNEILPSTSNRIPLIAVYCIGIFALMLLSLLETIVVMHLMAKDSQASKDNEPDEGRSSSEADNQQEVRKWTQCACIYDCSVGETPSQHPQHEAKEVRIDSRNQQHADRSPCLGEAV; from the exons ATGCAGAAACTATCATTGATCCAGTTTGCCCGTTCTTCTAGTGCCAGACGGTGGTTCTATTATCGGAACCTTCTCGGTGACATTTCCAGACAACGCTGTAAAGACGGAGACACAGAAGACCTGTGGAGACGTCTCACTGAGTTTGGAGTTGCAGTCATGATTCTTGCTGGTTTCTTGTCCGTGCTCTTCCTCACTG ATGGAGTTTACTCCGAGCGTGAATGTAGTTATCAGGATGTTGTCACTCACCTGAATCTCACCCAAAACAAGGACATGTACTTCATGACCCGGCCCGTTAAAAACTACAAGCGCCCCACAAAGGTGTCCCTTGAAGTTCTGCTGTACGCCATTCTGGATGTG GttgaaaaagaccaaaaatTCATCCCTTATGTTTGGACAGTCATG AGGTGGCACAACGAATACATTTCCTGGAATCCAAATGACTTTTGTGGAATCAAAACAGTTTCTCTTCCTGTCGAGATTCTGTGGAAGCCGGATCTCACTATTGAAGAGAT GACCGAGAAGGACAAAGCTCCTCCGAGTCCGTATCTCAAAATCAATGATAACGGGGATGTTGAGGTCAAGAACGACCAGGTGCTGATCAGCACCTGCAGATTGCACATTTACAACTTCCCCTTCGACATCCAGAGCTGCAACCTCTCCTTCAAGTCCGTGACGCACACTG AGGAAGAAATTCAGCTTCTACCGATAGACAACTCTTCAGAGGCCACTGAGTGGTCTCGTGAGGTGATGCGGACCCAGCACGAGTGGCTGTTCATCGAAATGACGGTTACCACCAGCAACACCAGTGATGTAGCTGACCGACCCATGATTATTTACACT ATCACTATGAAGAGGCGCTCCGTCCTCTACATCGTCAACTTCTTGATACCCGTCATGTTCTTCTTGGGTCTGGATTTGGCCTCCTTTCTGATCTCAGACTCCGGAGGCGAGAAACTCAGCTTCAAGGTCACCGTGCTGCTGGCTGTCACTGTGATGCAACTTATTCTGAATGAAATTCTGCCCTCCACTTCAAACAGAATTCCTCTTATAG CGGTCTACTGCATTGGGATTTTTGCTCTGATGCTGCTGAGCCTCCTGGAGACGATTGTCGTGATGCATTTGATGGCAAAAGACTCCCAAGCATCCAAAGACAACGAGCCAGATGAAGGCCGAAGCAGCAGTGAGGCCGATAACCAACAGG AGGTGCGCAAATGGACTCAATGTGCGTGTATCTACGATTGCTCTGTTGGCGAAACTCCGTCCCAACATCCGCAGCACGAGGCCAAAGAGGTTAGAATCGACTCAC GCAACCAGCAGCACGCTGACAGATCACCATGCCTTGGAGAAGCTGTCTGA
- the LOC120819735 gene encoding 5-hydroxytryptamine receptor 3A produces MMLAGFFFLFLVSGGSTSNISEQTALQDDQPNFNPDNDEGFNISTTDLLKPPELNGSTNQNSKYPELQQRNQNDTNTTLVKQQSQGVTNHNSNCSDRAVYNHLNLVKNNDNSKIRPSRSRSVTLVKLDVLLYAILDVNEKEQQFVSYIWVFSRWYDYDINWNPQNFCDIWKIYPPSDVLWTPDLTIEEMIEDNKVPKSPYLLLDYDGEVFLRSNMVVVSSCSMEVYKFPFDVQNCKLSFKSIVHSSQDLMLQNSADHKWNIAWSLERMTQSEWLFVNLSSSEEFVDSFGLQQTLLVYTITMKRRSALYIANFLLPIMFFLGLDLASFGISDSGGEKLGFKVTVLLAVTVMQLILNDILPASSDRIPLIAIYCIGVFGLMMLSLLETILMMYLLGKDAAAKENREDEEQRRNLKKRTSADESPSEQLSVAKEGDSSKPTVESIALENISDELRDVEKTLTRVLNGRKEGNKPGYWTKVAEKVNTVFIVFYVLGVIVFLIVLFLLWNKEDEV; encoded by the exons ATGATGCTCGCTGGTTTCTTCTTTCTGTTCCTCGTCTCAG GTGGGAGCACCTCCAATATTTCGGAACAAACAGCGCTTCAGGATGATCAACCAAACTTCAATCCGGACAATGATGAAG GGTTCAACATCTCAACGACAGACCTCTTGAAACCACCAGAGCTCA ATGGAAGTACCAACCAGAACTCAAAATATCCCGAGCTTCAACAGAGAAACCAGAATGATACAAACACGACTCTCGTAAAACAACAATCTCAAG GTGTGACAAACCACAACTCAAACTGCTCCGATCGGGCTGTTTATAACCACTTGAACCTGGTGAAAAACAACGACAACTCCAAGATCCGGCCTTCTCGTTCTCGATCAGTCACATTGGTGAAACTGGATGTGCTGCTATATGCCATTCTAGACGTG aACGAAAAGGAACAGCAATTTGTTTCCTACATTTGGGTTTTTTCG AGGTGGTACGACTATGACATAAATTGGAACCCTCAAAATTTCTGCGATATTTGGAAGATTTATCCCCCTTCGGATGTATTGTGGACTCCAGATCTAACAATTGAAGAGAT GATAGAGGATAATAAGGTTCCTAAGAGTCCTTATCTCCTCCTTGACTATGATGGAGAGGTCTTTCTTCGGAGCAACATGGTGGTGGTCAGCAGTTGCAGCATGGAAGTTTACAAATTTCCCTTTGACGTCCAGAACTGCAAACTGTCTTTCAAGTCCATTGTACACTCAT CTCAGGATTTGATGCTTCAAAATTCGGCTGACCACAAATGGAATATTGCATGGTCTCTTGAAAGGATGACCCAGTCCGAGTGGCTGTTTGTCAACTTGAGCTCCAGCGAGGAATTTGTCGACAGTTTTGGTCTACAACAAACTTTGCTGGTTTACACT ATCACCATGAAGCGGCGGTCTGCCCTCTACATCGCCAACTTCTTGCTTCCGATCATGTTCTTCTTGGGTCTGGACTTGGCCTCCTTTGGGATCTCAGACAGTGGGGGCGAGAAGCTCGGCTTCAAGGTCACGGTGCTGCTGGCTGTCACTGTGATGCAGCTTATCCTCAATGACATCCTGCCTGCCTCTTCAGACAGGATTCCTCTCATTG CAATCTACTGCATTGGGGTTTTTGGTCTGATGATGCTGAGCCTGCTGGAGACGATTTTGATGATGTATCTGTTAGGAAAAGACGCTGCAGCCAAAGAAAACAGGGAAGATGAAGAGCAAAGACGGA ATTTGAAGAAAAGGACGTCTGCTGATGAATCTCCATCCGAACAACTGTCAGTCGCCAAAGAG GGCGACAGCAGCAAACCGACTGTGGAGTCCATTGCTTTGGAGAACATCTCAGATGAGCTGAGGGATGTGGAGAAAACGCTGACTCGGGTGCTTaacggaaggaaggaaggaaataagCCCGGTTACTGGACCAAGGTGGCTGAAAAAGTCAACACGGTTTTCATAGTTTTCTACGTCTTAGGtgtcattgtgtttttaattgttctCTTTTTACTGTGGAACAAAGAAGATGAGGTGTAG